Genomic segment of Synechococcus sp. A18-25c:
GTGCGCAGGCGACCTCGATCAGTCAACGCACGATCGGGGTGATCAAGTCCGTTGACACGCCGTTCTGCGATGCCATGACGCAGAAGTAGAAGATCAACCGAGTTGGAGTCGGGCACGCAGTCGCAGGCTGCTCACCTTTTCATCCTGGACAGGCTGATCCTCCTGGTCAGCTCCCCCCGCAATCGCCAACCCCTGGACAGCGGGAAGGAGAGACCGACCGGCCACCCCTTGCACCAACTCCCAGGGCCGCCACTCACTCAGATGGTCTCGACTGGGAGCAGCGGCCATTGCCAGCTGCTGCTCCCAGGGAGCCTGAGCGCCGCCTTGAAGTTGCTGCAACTGAAGAATCCGCTGGTTGAGGGTGCCCCCATCAGCGCGATGACGCAGGCCATCAAGCGTCTCTCCCCACCACGACACACCAGATTGACGTTCCAGCGCCACGGCCAGTTCTGCCTGGAGGGTCTCTTCACCATGACGACGCTGTCGGGCCAGACGGGTCCAGACCTGCAACGGTTGTCCGTCACTAGCCAGGGTCGACGCTGAAAGTCCAAGCTCCTGAAGGCGTTCATCCACCCGATTGGGCTCAGGACGATTGGGGCGCGTGCCGAGGATCCAGCCCTCATCCCCCTGTTGCCACAGAAGCGGACCGTCATCCAGACCGATCACTGCAGCAGCGGCACCGCTGTCAGAGGAGGCCAGCGATTGCTGGATGATCGGAGCGATCCACTGCGCTATCGGATCCTCGCTTCCTGCAGCGATCACGGCAGCTGGATCCGCCAGCATGGCCAAGGCATCGGCATCGCCGCCGGCAGAACGCAGCAAGGCATCGGCCTCAGATCCTTTGGCTGCACGAGGAATCACCGATTGGCGGAAACGCACCACGGCATCCAGACCCAGATCAGAGCTTTGAGGAGACAGCACAGCCACCATTCCCTCCAGATCCGGCCGGGAGGTGATGGAGCTCGGCACGCCGAGCCATCGATCCATGGCAGCAGGCTTGGCGGTGAGGATCGCTGCCCCTCGCCCGAAGCGTTGCAGATCTGACGCAAGTTCGGGATCACCAAGCTGGTGCTGACTGTCCAGCTGAGAGACATCCAGCGCCTGTTCAAGCGCACCGCGTCCAGACGCCAATAACAACAGATCGTCGTCGATCAAAGCCGTGGCGATCGGCTGTGGCTCACGGCCAAGCAGGGCACCACGACCACTGATCAGGCCCATGCCGCGATAGCGGGAAATCTGGAGATCGGTGCCAGCAAGGCTGCGGGTTTGCCAGAAGCGCTGAAGAAACCGTTTGGCCCCGTCTTCATCACGGCTCGACAGCGCCAACACCCAACCATCGGTGGGGGGAGCACCGGGTTGAGGAGAGGGTGCCTGCAACACGGACAAGCTGACCTCAGGGCCAATCCAACCGGACAATTCGCTGCTGAAATCAAGCCCCGCCAGAGCAAACGCTCCATCGCGCAGCTGACGCGTGCTCTCATTCACCAAACGGCGTTGTTGCACGGGAGCGACGGCCTGGGCGTAGGCCGGGACCTGCCGCGAATCCACAAGCCAGTGAAGCGTCAGCGCAGCGTCCCGAGGCATGAAGCGTGCGGCCCGCGGCAACGCAAGGGGTTGGTCAACGATGCGAAGCGGGCTTTGACGCGCCATGGCCCACCACACCCCAAGCGCAAGGGTGAGCAGCACCATCGCCGTAGCGGCCAGGGCCAGCAGGAACGAGCGTCCCTTCATGAACGGGCGGCGATGCAGATGAGTTCATCTTCTTCCATCCGCGGGGGACCGCCAGTCCAAGGCCAAACTGATCCCATGCAAGGACCCACCCCCAAGCCTCTGAAAGCGACTGATTTGGACGCCTGGCTGAACAACAGCCCTGAACTGACGCTGGTCGACGTGCGCGAAGACCAAGAACTGGCCATCGCGCCGTTTCCCCACACCGTGACGCACCTGCCCCTAAGCCAAGCGGAGGACTGGATGGGCGACGTCAACAGCAAGCTGTCTGGGGATGGGCCCGTTGTGGTGATTTGCCACGCGGGAGTGCGCAGCTGGAATTTCGGCTGCTGGCTGCTTCAGCAGCAGCCCTCAAGGGAGGTTTGGAATCTGGAGGGCGGAATTGACGCCTGGAGCGTGATGATCGATCCGTCCGTGCCCAGGTATTGAGGCCCGTGCGAAGGTTTTGAAGACCACATCTTGGTCATTGAAGGAGCCTTAACCAGGAAATCCTCCGTACGATCACCGCCAACTAAGTGACTGCTGTGGAGCTGCTGCCCCGTCGTCAACAGGAGGTTTTGCAGGCCACGGTGCACCATTACGTTGACACCGGCGAGCCGGTGGGGAGCCGCACGCTCGTGCAGCGCTTCGGCATCAACGCCAGTTCGGCCACCGTGCGCTCCGCCATGGGCGCTCTGGAACAACGAGGCCTGCTCACCCAGCCCCACACCTCAGCCGGACGCGTTCCTAGTCCCCAGGGTTATCGGCACTATGTCGACTGCTTGTTACCGGAGCCTGGTGCTGGGGCCCAGCACCTCGAGCGGGAACTCACACAGATCAGCCTGCGCTGGGCGGCCCTTGACGATCTGCTGCTGCAACTGGCCAGGCGCCTCAGCGACTTCACAGGCCTGATGAGCCTGATCACGCCACCGCAACGCTCCGAAAGCCAACTCCGAGCCATCCGTCTGGTGCCCAGTGAAGACCGTCTGCTGGTGATGGTGGTGGCGGACTGCAGCCAGGCCCATCACCTCAATCTGCGACTGCCCCACGGCAGTGCCCATCAGGTGGAAGCCCTGGAGCGATGGACTGACGCCCAATTGAAGGGAGGTGGCCAGCTCGACTGGAACTGCCTGCCTCAGCAGCTGCAATCCTGCGGCCAGGCCCTCCACGATGCGCTTCAGAGCCGGGATCCCTTGCTCAGCACCGGCGATCAAGGGGCCCTGGTGCATGGCGTGTCGCGCTTAGTGGCCGAACCGGAATTCAGTGAGAGCGACCGGGTCAGACCACTCCTAGAGTTGATGGATAGCAACCCCGCGGCCTTCGCTCCCAGCGATCAAGGCTTGGGCGGCCGTGTCTGGATTGGGGGAGAGCACCCCCAAACGGCCTTACAGCACTGCTCGGTGGTGCAGGCGAGTTACAGAAGCGGCGACGGCAGCACCGGCCAAGTGGCTCTGATCGGGCCGATGCGCATGGCTTATGCAACGGCTCGTGCGGCTGTCCAATGTGTCGCGAGAACTCTCAACCACCTACTGAGCTAGTTGCCGCGTTTCTCAATGCCGTGCCCTGAGCGATGCAAGATTCTCAGAAAGGCAACACCACGACGATTGATTGATGTCATGACCACTGACCCCAGGCGTGAAACACCTGAACAGCTGGGGCCAACGGCACAAGATTCACACCATCAAGGCATTCGATGGATTCTGGTGGAGTGAGTGGCCATCGTGCATCCCTCCAGACTTCAGATTTCAAAGAGCATCGCCGAGACGCTCTGCAACGGCATTGACATCCTTATCGCCGCGTCCGGAGCAATTGATCACAAGTTCTGTGCCCTGGGCCAGGGTGGGACAGAGAGTGTCCAGCCAAGCAAAAGCGTGAGCAGTCTCTAACGCTGGAATGATCCCCTCCAGACGACTGACCAGCTGCAGGGCCTCCAACGCTTGCGTATCGGTGACGGCGCCATATTCAGCCCGACCAATCTCGCGCAAGTAACTGTGTTCGGGGCCGACCCCCGGATAGTCCAGTCCGGCACTGATCGAATGGGCTTCCTGAACCTGACCATCCTCATCCTGGAGCAGCAGACTCATGGCGCCGTGGAGAACGCCGACGCGGCCTTCAGTCATGGTGGCGGCATGACGCCCTGTGGCCACGCCATCTCCAGCCGCTTCGACGCCGATCAGACGCACATCACGACATTCAACGAATGGGTGAAAAAGACCCATGGCGTTCGAACCACCACCGACACAGGCCATCAGCACATCAGGCAGGCGGCCGAAAGCTTCACGGCATTGCGTCCGGGTTTCTTCGCCGATCACGGCGTGAAAATCGCGAACCAACATCGGATAGGGATGTGGCCCAGCCACAGAACCCAGGATGTAATGGGTGGTTTCCACATTGGTCACCCAATCGCGGATGGCCTCGCTGGTGGCATCCTTCAAGGTTGCGGTCCCTGCCGTCACCGGCTGAACCGTGGCACCGAGAAGACGCATGCGGAACACGTTGAGCGCCTGACGGCGCATGTCTTCAGCACCCATGTAGACGACGCATTCCAGCCCGAAACGAGCACAAACCGTGGCGGTGGCCACACCATGCTGCCCAGCACCGGTTTCGGCGATGATCCGCTTCTTGCCCATCCGCAACGCCAGTAACGCTTGACCCAATGCGTTGTTGATCTTGTGCGCACCGGTGTGATTCAGGTCCTCACGCTTCAGCCAGATGCGTGGGCCGCCATCCGCTCTGCGGTAATGGGCCGTCAGACGCTCCGCTTCGTAGAGCGGGGTGGCACGACCCACGTAGGTCTTGAGCAGCCTGTTCAGTTCCGTGGTGAATGCCGGATCCTTCCAGGCCTCTGCCGCGGCCATTTCCAGCTCGGCAAGCGCTGGCATCAGCGTTTCGGGCACATACTGTCCACCGAAGCGACCGAAGCGACCGGAGGGCGCTGGCCGGGAAGTCACGGCCAAATCCTGGGCAGTGGGCTGAGGAGGCAGAGTGCTGGTCACGGGTGCAGCTGACCGCGTTAACGGCCGATGAAGCGTGCGGTCAGCGTAAGCAGGCGATCACGCGATGCCGCGGATCACAGGCGCTGATCTGCAGATCGTGAAAGCCAGCCGCCTTCAGTGCCGCTTCCATATCCAGGTTGAAGTACTGCTCGATGTAAGGCTCAGTGCTCTTCAAAAGCGTGGCCACGGCGGCGGGTAGACGCTGCAGCACGGACGACGCAGGGTCCTGATCAACCATCACCAACGCACCACCCGGACGCAACAGACGTGCGGCCTCAGCCAAGACCGCATGGGTGGCCTCCTGCGGCAGTTCATGGCAGACGAACTGCAGGCTGATCAGATCCAAACAGTCCGTAGGCAGACCTGTGTCCTCCGCTGCCGCATGCAACCAGCCATCGACGACACCCTGCGGATCCCGCACGCGGGCGACGGCCAGCATGTCTGGTGACAGGTCCAGTCCCTGAACGCGCGGACGGGGCTCCTGGCGCTCGTCCGCTCTTTGGTGCAGCCAGCTCGCCAGGTGCTGCGTGCTTACTCCAACGGAACAGCCCAAATCCAGCACCTGCGCAATGGATCCACCAAGCAGGGGAGCTACGGCCCTATGAATCGCATCCCGCAAGCGCGTTTGCGCCAAATCAGGCGAGAGCGCCTCGTCGGGCCAGATGCGCAACGCCATTGCGTCCGTGGCCTGCTCGGCTTCGGCAGCAGCCTGCCAACAGAGGTTCCCCTGCTCATAGGCATGGAAGCGAGCCAGGTAGTAAGGAGGCGGTAAGAGCCCCGGTGTCACGATGCGGGAGCGCCATGACGCAGCCGCCTCATGCAGCTCACGGCGACGGGCGCGCCAGGGAATGCCATTGCGTTCCGCCGTCCGGATGATCAGCTGACGGGCCTGAAAGAAGAGCGGACGCCTTAACAAGGCAATGCTGATCAGGCGTTCGATCCAGCGACCGAGACCCCGACTGGAATCAGCCCATTGGGGAGAAGGTGCGGAGTCGGTCATCACAGGGACGGCAGGATGGAGGACGGATGGATCAAAGCGATGCCTAAAGGAGGCTGGCAGGAATTCAGCAGCGCCGACAGTCTGAAGCGACCGACCAACCCAGCGGCCAACTCCATATCGAAGGCGCAGCAGACGGTGCGCGTTCAGCCCACGCGAGGCGGCAAGGGCGGTAAAACCGTCACCGTGATCCGGGGACTGGAATTGGATGCAGCCGGCTTCAAGAGCCTGCTCAAAAAGCTGAAAACACGAATCGGCAGCGGTGGTACGGCCAAGGATGGCGTGATCGAACTGCAGGGCGATCAGGTGGACCTCGCACTGGAGCTGCTCACCAAGGAGGGCTATCGACCCAAGCGCGCCGGTGGTTGATGGACAATGGCGGACCGAGATGGCGGACCGAAACCGCCGCAACCCATGACCGCTTCCTCCAGTTACGGCAAGCTCACCAACCAGGGCGCGTCAACCAACATCGCATGGCACCAAGCCTCCGTTGACCGGCTGGCCCGTGCTGGCCAGCGGGGACACCGCAGCGCGATTCTCTGGTTCACCGGTCTGAGCGGTGCCGGCAAAAGCACTCTGGCCAATGCGGTCAACCAGGCGCTGTTCGAGCGAGGGCTGGCGACCTACGTGC
This window contains:
- a CDS encoding class I SAM-dependent methyltransferase, which codes for MTDSAPSPQWADSSRGLGRWIERLISIALLRRPLFFQARQLIIRTAERNGIPWRARRRELHEAAASWRSRIVTPGLLPPPYYLARFHAYEQGNLCWQAAAEAEQATDAMALRIWPDEALSPDLAQTRLRDAIHRAVAPLLGGSIAQVLDLGCSVGVSTQHLASWLHQRADERQEPRPRVQGLDLSPDMLAVARVRDPQGVVDGWLHAAAEDTGLPTDCLDLISLQFVCHELPQEATHAVLAEAARLLRPGGALVMVDQDPASSVLQRLPAAVATLLKSTEPYIEQYFNLDMEAALKAAGFHDLQISACDPRHRVIACLR
- a CDS encoding DUF3352 domain-containing protein → MKGRSFLLALAATAMVLLTLALGVWWAMARQSPLRIVDQPLALPRAARFMPRDAALTLHWLVDSRQVPAYAQAVAPVQQRRLVNESTRQLRDGAFALAGLDFSSELSGWIGPEVSLSVLQAPSPQPGAPPTDGWVLALSSRDEDGAKRFLQRFWQTRSLAGTDLQISRYRGMGLISGRGALLGREPQPIATALIDDDLLLLASGRGALEQALDVSQLDSQHQLGDPELASDLQRFGRGAAILTAKPAAMDRWLGVPSSITSRPDLEGMVAVLSPQSSDLGLDAVVRFRQSVIPRAAKGSEADALLRSAGGDADALAMLADPAAVIAAGSEDPIAQWIAPIIQQSLASSDSGAAAAVIGLDDGPLLWQQGDEGWILGTRPNRPEPNRVDERLQELGLSASTLASDGQPLQVWTRLARQRRHGEETLQAELAVALERQSGVSWWGETLDGLRHRADGGTLNQRILQLQQLQGGAQAPWEQQLAMAAAPSRDHLSEWRPWELVQGVAGRSLLPAVQGLAIAGGADQEDQPVQDEKVSSLRLRARLQLG
- the trpB gene encoding tryptophan synthase subunit beta is translated as MTSTLPPQPTAQDLAVTSRPAPSGRFGRFGGQYVPETLMPALAELEMAAAEAWKDPAFTTELNRLLKTYVGRATPLYEAERLTAHYRRADGGPRIWLKREDLNHTGAHKINNALGQALLALRMGKKRIIAETGAGQHGVATATVCARFGLECVVYMGAEDMRRQALNVFRMRLLGATVQPVTAGTATLKDATSEAIRDWVTNVETTHYILGSVAGPHPYPMLVRDFHAVIGEETRTQCREAFGRLPDVLMACVGGGSNAMGLFHPFVECRDVRLIGVEAAGDGVATGRHAATMTEGRVGVLHGAMSLLLQDEDGQVQEAHSISAGLDYPGVGPEHSYLREIGRAEYGAVTDTQALEALQLVSRLEGIIPALETAHAFAWLDTLCPTLAQGTELVINCSGRGDKDVNAVAERLGDAL
- a CDS encoding rhodanese-like domain-containing protein codes for the protein MQGPTPKPLKATDLDAWLNNSPELTLVDVREDQELAIAPFPHTVTHLPLSQAEDWMGDVNSKLSGDGPVVVICHAGVRSWNFGCWLLQQQPSREVWNLEGGIDAWSVMIDPSVPRY
- a CDS encoding translation initiation factor, with product MPKGGWQEFSSADSLKRPTNPAANSISKAQQTVRVQPTRGGKGGKTVTVIRGLELDAAGFKSLLKKLKTRIGSGGTAKDGVIELQGDQVDLALELLTKEGYRPKRAGG
- the hrcA gene encoding heat-inducible transcriptional repressor HrcA, with amino-acid sequence MELLPRRQQEVLQATVHHYVDTGEPVGSRTLVQRFGINASSATVRSAMGALEQRGLLTQPHTSAGRVPSPQGYRHYVDCLLPEPGAGAQHLERELTQISLRWAALDDLLLQLARRLSDFTGLMSLITPPQRSESQLRAIRLVPSEDRLLVMVVADCSQAHHLNLRLPHGSAHQVEALERWTDAQLKGGGQLDWNCLPQQLQSCGQALHDALQSRDPLLSTGDQGALVHGVSRLVAEPEFSESDRVRPLLELMDSNPAAFAPSDQGLGGRVWIGGEHPQTALQHCSVVQASYRSGDGSTGQVALIGPMRMAYATARAAVQCVARTLNHLLS